ttacATTGAAAGCAAATAGTAACCAAAAGAGAATGGCAGTGACTATATTATTGTCACATAAAACAGATGTTAAGTCAAAAAGGTTATAAGAGGCAAAAGAGAACATTATGTGTTGGGGAAAAAAGTTTAATCCAGCAAGAAGATATAACtactataaacatttttgttgttgttaagtagctaagttgtgcccaacccTTTggtaaccccacagactgtaacccaccaggctcctgtgtccatgggatttcccaggcaagaatactgagtgggttgccatttccttctccaggggatcttcccaacccagggatgaacccacatctcctgcattagcaggtggattcttttaccactgagtcaccagggaagcccaattataaacatacacacacctaacaacagaagaaaaatacatgaataaaaattGACAATACTGAAGGAATAGGCAGTTCTACAATAACTGGAGACTACAGTACCatagttttaataaaaaaacaatcAGACAGGTCAAAAAGGAAATCGAAGACTTAAATATTAAGTAAGTTATACCTAATAGGCATATACAGAGCATCCCACTCAACAACAGTAAGATACACATTCTTAAGGGTAAATGGAATAGTTTCCAGAATTAACTATATGTTAATGCATAAATGctttaataagttttaaaagattaGAAACATACAAAGTATCTTTTCCAATCAGAATAAGATGCAATTATAAATCAGTAACAGGAAGAGGAACTTCTctagtggtgcagtggttaagaattcatcttgcaacgcaggggactcaggttcaatccctggttgggatcccacatgccatgaagtaactgagcctgagcaccacacAACTGAGCCCTCATGCTCTggagcccctgtgccacaactagagagtctctgCGCCCCAATGAAAGATCTCACATGGCATCTTACATGGCACAGCggagatcctgtgtgccacagctgagacccaTGCCCGCCAAATAAATGAGTGTGtcaaagaaatacacacacacacacacacacatatataaagtaacaggaagaaaactggaaaattcacaaatatatggaaactaaacaacacagTCTTAAATAACCAGTAAGTGAATAAATCAGTCAAGAAATTATAAATTAGGAAACACCTAAGATGGACTGAAACAGAAATACAGCATATCAAAACTTATGGTATATAGCAAAGGCAATgataagaggaaagtttatagttGTAAACacctatatttaaaaagaaccaTACCTCATATCAATAATATGACTgcaaacctgaaaaaaaaaaaaaaactagaaaaagaagagcaaactaaacccaaagctagcagaaggaaggaaataataaggaTTAGAgtggataaaatgaaaaagagaattgaaaaacaatagaaaaaaattttaagcaagtTCGATGGAAAGATCAACAAAGTTGACAAATTCCTAGCTAGactaagaaaaaaggagaagattaaaattatgaaaagcaGAAGTGAAAGGGGGATATTACTAACAATAAGGAGTATATatgaatactatgaacaactgtTCACAAACAAATCAAATAACTTAGatggaaaaattcctagaaatacacACACTACCAAAACTgacttaagaaacagaaaatctgaactgATTTATAAGTAAGGAGATTGACTCAATAGTCAAAAACCTAACAAAGAAGAGCTTTAAgaacagatggcttcactggtgaaaaatctaacaaatatttaaagaataccaatctttctcaaattcttctaAAAAAGTGAAGAGGCACAACATTACTCAGTTTTCCTAGGTCTTTCCATGTGTACATATTATTAAAGTTTTGCTTGATTTTCTGGAATCTAAAactagaataatattttatactgGACTGGCAGAAACTAAGAAACCTGATGACACCAAATGTAGAGGGAAAGAAACACTGTGAGGAATTTACGTTGGTGTAATCACATTTGTTCCAGCTGCACACACTACACTACCATCGAGCATTATACTTCTAGCTACCTACTCCAGAGAATGTTATGGACACATGTACTAGAAGACATATAAAGAACATTCAAGGCAACACGTTCAAGAGAGCAAAAACCTTTTAACAATTCAAagatccactgacagatgaatagaaaACTTAAGTTATGCTAATCAGTAAACACAGTATTATTCCACCGTGAGAATGAGCCAAAGAAACATCtatcaacatggatgaatcttaaaaacaacgctgagtttaaaaagaaagacagggGGTGGGGCAAGATACAGAGTTCACACAGTGTATCATTTTTATAAagcttaaaaatgataaaaataataagaaaaacttGGGGCAAAAATTATTCCCTAAAACATCAAGGAAATTCAGGATAGCTGCTACCTCTTAGGGGTGAGCAGGATGAAAAGGCACTCACAAGGTAATATATTTTCAACAGTAGTGTTGGTAATGTTCTGTTTCTGAGATTGGACAAAGGGTTTAACAATGTATACCAGGCATCATAATTCACATATCTGCtacatatgtattttcttttgtatgtgtcaaaaaaaaaatcactagtttTTATTAAGCTATATAAATCTAATGTACCAACTGGAACTCCCTTGTAACTAGAGAGCACTAACTAAACCAATTAAAAGATTTCATATTTGTAGTCTATCACTAAGGAGTTATAAAGTTAGCCTTTGCCTACAGTTTTAGGCATCCACTTTTGTTGCAAGTTTAGACATACTTCTTTGGGCCTGAGTTGATAAACATTTCAGACTGTAAGCATTCCTCTTAGAGTCAATTTACATTCATATATAAATTTGTCCATCATATTGAGGTAATTATTTAGTCAGGAGCCTTCACACTGATAATTAGCTCTTCCGGGGGTCGAGGGGCGCTGTTTTTCACAGCAATTGATACCATCAACTCCAATCACTGACAAGAACGAAATCTTTTAACTACAACTTTAACAGTTTCAGATCTAAAAATCTATAAACTGCTTTTCTCCTCACAACAATGCATGAACAAGGCAGTGCCTGTAAGGtgaaaaaaaagcttttcattcTCTAGAATTGCAGGGttacatatataattaattaaagCGCCATAAAGTAAAAGAACATaagcattattttttcattcagtgaAGCACAGCTTCAAAGAATGTCACCTGTCTGAGAATATAGACAGagcaaaagaatgagaagacCACAAATGTAAGAAGCAATTATACCAAAGAACAGTGATAATGACATAAGAAAACTCATGTGCAGAGTTTTACAAGGAGTTTTTGGGAGTGGTTGTCTCTATAACCTTTACCTATAATTAGATACTGTAATTACAACCAAACACATTCTCATGTGAAAAACTAGAGGCTATACCTATCAACACTGTACATTAGATCTCTATAAGTTACAGAACACTTTACAAATCACAAAATGCCACATATACACAAAGTTTTGAATAAATATTGTCAGAAATTATTCtgaatcattaaaaaatgttatgcatcaagggtgaaatagatcaccagcccaggttggatgcatgagataagtgctcagggctggtgcactgggaagacccagagggttgggagggggaggaggcgggaggggggaatcgggatgggaaacacatgtaaatccatggctgattcatgtcaatgtatggcaaaaaccactacaatattgtaattagcctccaactaataaaaataaatggaaaagaaagttatgcatgtatatatatgttgtttatatgcaaaattaatttaaaagaatatttttaactcCAAAATTAAAGTCAAAGAATACTACTTTTTTAAACCAAACAACAGTTGGTCTTCCAATCGATGCAATTTCTTAATCTTAAtggatacaaaggaaaaaaaaagaaaataaatagatagcTCCCACAATAAAAAGTCTGcttataatatgtattatagtaCAATATTATAATAAGACCAGAATGAAGTCTAAATTCCCATTAAatcataaaaacaaaccaaagccaaatatcttatatttatatatccagTAAAATTTGGTTACTCTAAGAGAttgtcataaaataaatatgaacccACAGGTATCCAACTGCAAAGAAAGGCCATCAGATAATGTTTCACAATAATTTCTTATGCCACTAAGTTTTGGATTGGGTTTTCAGGTTATCCCTTGCAATGAAAAAATTATAACGTAGCTAAATGAGATACATctgcaatgaaaaataattttaaaacattgctaCAAATATACACAATGATATTAAAACGACATTACAGACTAATGGGCTTCTACTTGCTAGCTTAGGAAGAAAAATACCAGTTTATCAAACCTTAAGGGGAAAACATAattaaaagttacaaaaatagacTAAAAAACAACCCATACTCTGTTGTTCTTCTCATGCCCATTCCCTTGCCCCCTGCCTGCCCCAATCCACCATCAGGAGACTGAGAAAGTGGAGGTCCCAATGCAAATAAACATGTGGGCACAGGTTCCTCCTCACCAGCTTTTCAAACTAAAGACAAACTGTCCTTGTCTGTCTCTTACCCTCACCTTTTTCCCACCTCCCAAGACATTCAAAGTTCCTGACTTTAAAGCAACACTAAAGGTTTCTTAGCAGAACAAAACTGCTAAATGTGTTCAAGCACCCATACTTAAAAGGGGACAATTCTTTCACTCTGAATTGGAGGTAAAGCCTGACTGTATGAATGAGATTTATACATTGGTGTTGGGGGACAGAAGTCATTCATTCTGACTGCTTCATGTTTCAGGGGAGTGACAGGGCAGAGGGACACGCCTAGCATCTCTTTTCTCCCTTATACATCTCCAACTGAGGAGATAAAATTTTGCTGACAGACATTGTTACCAATCAGCAGAGAAGATACTGTTTGTTCTACTTTTGTAATATGCAGGTTGTTTTCTCTACCCCCATCTCTACAGGAAAGGCCTGCTGTGCTAGTAGCTAGCTGGATACATTTAGAGTTAGGAGGTACAAAGGCTATCTTTCAACCCAGATTTTATGAGTATTAAAGCTGATGTTGTGAGGTCCTATTTGTATGTGTCcatgtctttttctcttctaataACAAACCCAGATGCGCTGACAAACAGCTGTTCTCCCTCAACTCCAACTGTCAAGTCTTTACAGATTGGGTATCTTACTGCTTGAGATACACTGGAAACATTAAAACTATGTTTTCTAGTTCGGGGTTTTTTTGTGTTTGCTCTTCATTCTATGACATATTTTGTCAGTGTATATAGCAAACAAGGAGAGGCAGTAGTAATTCATCTTTCCATTAAAATCACTCTCCACTCCAATCAACACTATGTTCACATACACAACAACCTACACACCAGAGATACAAACACACCATCTTCTATTCTCTGCACTACTTACATCCAGTCTTCATAacaaaaagaaactgagaaaatctGTAGCAACAGTTAAGAAACAGCACCAACTGAAGAAATATCAGATCAATGTTTCTATATTgctgaaaatgtaaagaaaaagaaaagagacacaccaccaccaacaacaacgaAATAACAGATGTGGggataagaagaggaagaaaattttaaaaggccaagttttttcttttaagtggtTTTTATAATAAAGGCTGATGAATGGCTCTTACTTGTTAATACCTGTTAATACCTGCTTCAcatatgtttcatttttctaagatTTCTTCACTTCTTTCACCACACTAAAATAGTTAAAGATTATATAAAAGAGATCATTTGCCTACTACTCCTTATTAAGGAATATAGCTAACCAAAAAGGGCCACAAGTTATTCACATCATGTAAGTTCTCTGCTCATGATTTCTAAAGTAGAATCTCCAGTATTTGGGTCTTTAAGAATTGGCAAACCCGCTTTTTAGCTCATTTGGTCGCCGGGGCTGTTGTGTTTCCAGTTGCCAGGTCGCGTATCATGACGTCCGCCTTAGAGAATTACATCAACCGAACTGTTGCTGTCATTACTTCTGATGGGAGAATGATTGTGGGAACATTGAAAGGTTTTGACCAGACCATTAATTTGATACTGGATGAAAGCCATGAACGAGTGTTCAGCTCTTCACAGGGAGTAGAACAAGTGGTACTAGGGTTATACATCGTAAGAGGTGACAATGTTGCAGTCATTGGAGAAATTGATGAAGAGACAGATTCTGCACTTGATTTGGGGAATATTCGAGCAGAACCTTTGAACTCTGTAGCACACTGAGGAAAAACTACATTTATCGGACAGCTGTAAATCTTTGTACAGAAACTGATTATTCTGAGATTGATGGTCAGAATTTTTAGGAATGTGTAATGTGGATTTTTGACTCCATGTTGATTCATTGTAATATgatatgtaaattaaaatgtttctacattttcttgaaaaaaaaaaaaagaattggcaaACCCACTTATATATCTgagaaaaaatcatataaattccATATTTTCTCAGACTATGAAATCCAACAGTTATAGGAAACTGTGACTACATAATCCTGAACCTTCTTACCACCAACAATATCATCAGTTCTAGCAAAACAACACTGTTTTTGcctaatatttacatatatatgactTTTTTACACTTTTTAGATTCATTAAATAATTTCTAATCATCATTTAAAAGTAGTTATACATTAAAAAGGGGCTAGAATACttttcaaaacaggaaaaaattcaactttaatcaagagagaaaaatcagcttaaaaaactggaaatcatGACCTGATCTTCAAATTCTGTCTCAGCAGAACTTGGACTTCTGAACACACAGCAACTTCCTGGACTTTGTACTTAAGTTTCCCTAAAGTATAATAGAaggccaaaaagaaaacattatctAGTGAACATGGAATGCTACAGTTGACTACATAATTTATTCAAAGTAGTATAAGTACTGTCTCTTTAAAACACAGTTCTTTGGCTACCCTTGAGTATTTTGGATTAAAGATCTGGCATGAAGATTACTTACATTCTTTCCAAACCTCAAtcatttttcacttgaaaaagaCTTTCAGCTGACTAGATGCAaaaaagtttgtttggttttttttttttttgctaaataacAGGCTTTTTGAAtttcaagaattttctttttcaggctGTTTCTGCATCTTGTCTTTGTCattattacaaatcctaaaaataaaaaaataatagataattttACTTACTACACAGTTTAACTAACCTAAATACTGCCACAGATCAGGACTATCAGAAAAGTACAGAATtcagtatcatttattttttgtaaaaaaacaaaaacagaatttcGATGCTGAAAGTAAAGgttgtaattcttttttaaaagtatttcagagCTGCTAGGGACCTCAGACAGAAACCAGGTCAAAGGTCCTTGATCAAGAATCAGTGCACCTACATGAACAGACTAGAGGAGGTCCATGAGCCTCCTCAAACTGTATGTacaatttaaagtaaataatgtACTCATAAACATTTTTCTTGGGCAGCTATCTACAGCTTTCATCAAATGTTCCAAGTATTCAATGTGGCACCCTACCACCCCCAAGAAAGTTTCACGAGCCatttcccaaggtcacatcaATAGTAAATGCTGAAGCCAGGTCTCTCACACAATTCCTCTTCTTTCTAATCACACTCATCTTGTTCACATCCTCCATAGCACAGTCACAACATAAGAGCTTCCAACTATGCCTATTCGCTTTCATCCTACACATTGCCAAAATGCTTCCTGATACTCATTTAAACaatacaaatacataaattattttcttctttctcctgttttcatGTCAGCAAGTCATCTTATAGTATGTGTTATTTCTTTTAGTAAATAAGTTTCAGGCAATATTTTTACTGATAGAgatcttttaattcttttacttccctgagagctcagttggtaaacaatcctcctgcaatgcaggagaccccagttagattccttggtcaggaagatcccctggaaaagggataggctacccactccaatattcttgggcttcccttgtggctcagctgataaagaatccgcctgcaatgcaggagacctgggttcaatccctgggttgggaagatcccctggagaagggaaagactacccactccagtattctggcctggagaattccatggactgtatagtccatggggtcgcaaagagttggacacaactgagcaactttcactctgcAGGGAGAAAACACAATTGAATACAACTAAGGaagggaaaaataattataaaatattcttgcTTTTGTGCTACATACTAATTACATCATGTATCAAAGTTTCATGAAGAGAAACTGTTGCATTAAGCCTAGTGTAGTACCTAAGACattcagagaaaagacagaaaccactagaagaaaagaggaaggataCAGGAAAGAACTTTTAGGAGAAGAACCTGAGCAGTAACAAGGAACAACATTagtaaaatataagcaaaaacatTTCAGTCATCAGGAGGTAAGATATCTTTAAACCTCTAAGAGAAATTtggggggtcttccctggtggtccagtggttaggattcagcactctCACTGTCAGGGAATCCCTGCTGGAAGaataaaatcccacaagccatgcagctcagccaaaggaaaaaaagagaaagttgggAGAGAAAGGCAAGATAAAGTCTGATAATGATGAATAAAACTAACCACGTGTGAATACTTATCCATTAATGTCTCTTACATAAATAAAACTATGCTAGTGTTGTTTAccataaaagtaaaatatcttttcatgtattaatatttaatcttCATCATTAATACACAGTTTGGTGgggataaaaatgttctaaaattatgGTGATTATAGCACAACTGTGAACCGAGTAAATATCACTGAGCTGAGTACACTTTGAACGGATGCATtatatggcatgtgaattatatctcaataaaactattatattttcaaataaaaaaaaaatcaaaagtgacaacaggtaaaaagaaaataagaccaaGTGGGATGTATTCCAAGAATGCAATGTTCATTCAGTAGTCAAtagtcaatcaatgtaattcaccatcttaacaatataaagaagaaaaaacatgatCCATATCAATTTATGCACTTGAAAATATCCTGAATCTagtctagattttaaaaagtaaacagaaaactatgaataaaacagAAGTTACCTAGCATGGTTAAGAGCATCTGTAAAAataacctacagctaacatcacacatcacacatcatggatcacagccttgtcttggAGAAGGGGCtttataactcaatgaagctataagccatgtCGTGCGGGGCTACCcaaaatggacaggtcatagaggagagttctgacaaaacgtggtccattggagaaggatacggcaaaccactccagaattcttgctctaagaacccatgaacagtatgaaaaggcaaaaagatatgacaccagaagatgagcccccaggttggaaggtgtccaatatgctactggggaagagcagagggcaattactaacagctccagaaagaatgaagctgctgagccaaagtggaaacaatgctcagttgtggatgtgtctggtggtgaaagtctgatgctgtaaagaacaatattgcataggaacctggaatgttaggtccatgaatcaagataaattaagacatggtcaagcaggagatagcaagagtaaacatctacatcttgggaatcagtgaactaaaatgaacgggaatg
This Odocoileus virginianus isolate 20LAN1187 ecotype Illinois unplaced genomic scaffold, Ovbor_1.2 Unplaced_Contig_15, whole genome shotgun sequence DNA region includes the following protein-coding sequences:
- the LOC139033995 gene encoding U6 snRNA-associated Sm-like protein LSm8, whose protein sequence is MTSALENYINRTVAVITSDGRMIVGTLKGFDQTINLILDESHERVFSSSQGVEQVVLGLYIVRGDNVAVIGEIDEETDSALDLGNIRAEPLNSVAH